From the genome of Procambarus clarkii isolate CNS0578487 chromosome 78, FALCON_Pclarkii_2.0, whole genome shotgun sequence:
TGTATCTTTTGTTATCCAAAAGTTGCTATATATGGTACTAAAAGATTATCACCATTCATCTTGCTTTTGCTCCTTTTGTATATTTACATACAAAGTCTGTTTGAATATTGTTGCTTTCCAAGCTTTAATAGTGAGCTTTGTCAAGCTTGAGTTTAATATCCTCATTCAAAAAAATGTTACAGGGGGGGAAGGGGCTCGAACTGGGGGTCTAAAATATACCATTTCCTCTCACATAGTGTCAGCTAACGATCAGAAGAAACTGCAAGCCCTGCTGAGGGACAAAAAGGTTCAGTGCAACCcgaagaaggtggtggtggagctgcCCAACAGTGAGCCCCACGCGGTCACACTCAAGccgtcgtgtgtgtacatcaagcAGTGTGGCGGGTGCTGCGACTCTCACTACCTGGAGTGCCGTCCCACGCAAACCAAGAACAAGAGGTTCAAGGTACTGGTTAATGCTGTACTCGGAGCCTGGCGCAGTCTGGTGTTGTACTCAGGGCCCGGAGCCTGGCGCAGTCTGGTGCTGTACTCGGGGTCCGGAGCCTGGCGCAGTCTGGTGCTGTACTCAGGGCCCGGAGCCTGGCGCAGTCTGGTGCTGTACTCAGGGTCCGGAGCCTGGCGCAGTCTGGTGCTGTACTCAGGGTCCGGAGCCTGGCGCAGTCTGGTGTTGTACTCAGGGCCCGGAGCCTGGCGCAGTCTGGTGCTGTACTCGGGGTCCGGAGCCTGGCACAGTCTGGTGCTGTACTCGGGGTCCGGAGCCTGGCGCAGTCTGGTGCTGTACTCAGGGCCCGGAGCCTGGCGCAGTCTGGTGCTGTACTCAGGGTCCGGAGCCTGGCGCAGTCTGGTGCTGTACTCAGGGTCCGGAGCCTGGCGCAGTCTGGTGCTGTACTCAGGGCCGGAGCCTGGCGCAGTCTGTTGTGTACATGCTCTTCCTTAAAATTGTTGACATCTTTTAACTACCTGTGAGCTTTATTTTTATCTTTTATCAGCCATGCTCGTAATATGGGGTCTGTGTAGAATTACCTGCACGTTGTTTTTCTTGCTATTGACACTTGAAGAATTAGTGCTGTACTTTCATGCTCGTCCTTACCACTGATACCTGTCGAGTTTCCTTTCTAGTTGATTGTTGCTAGGGcaactagtttattgtgcaccccatagtcatcctgtgaacggtagtggAAAAAAGAATTACAGATGGCACAAAAACTCTCCATCTAGGTCTTAAACAGACCTAGATGGAGATttttacattaacaattacatctatGATACACAacttataattataatgtcagcAAGTTAACAAAAAAATCTTAATGTCTAtgtattgatatattttattataCATTGATAGGTCTTTTAGATATCACATCAAATGTTAAATATGGGGGATATTACATGATCAAGGGGAACCGGttggccgagctgacagcacactggacttgtgatcctgtggtcccgggttcgatcccaggcgccggcgagaaacaatgggcagagtttctttcaccctatgccccctgttacctaacagtaaaataggtacctgggtgttagtcagctgtcacgggctgcttcctgggggtggaggcctggtcgaggaccgggccgcggggacactaaagccccgaaatcatctcaagataacctcaagaagatcataGAAAAGCTGATGTTTATTAGTAGTCTTCCTtcaagccttcccggcttggtacctgatttgatttatttatttatttatatatatacaagaaggtacattgggtttgtgagaatacattggatagtacagtatttacactcttgtaaagccactagtacgtgcagcgtttcgggcaggtccttaatcttaacagataattttaagtaggtaatttctatcagaattgataaatgataaagatacattgcaagagaaaaatgagatgagagagcttagtaagtatattaaagcacattgttatattaaagctctgattgattacattgacagcttgattagtaatttaaacaagatttatagacaccatacagcagattgacagcacatataagacagcaatgatcacagtgGTAAAGatgtgataattacttacttgcccaATCATTCTTTCCTCAATCCGCAACCATTGGCAGGGTCATTGGTCTGGCCTTACAGGTAGCAACCTGTGCACTCTTAAAGGTAACCTGTCCTCTTGGCCTTCCTCCTATCACCGTAATAGATGGTGAGGGAAACAGCTCTGCCTCGGTTACGTTTGGCCGCCCATCCTTAAATTATGACGgaacaccgccctgctccttattttgagatatatacaagagttgttacattcttgtacagccactagtacgcgtagcgtttcgggcaagtccttaatcctatggtccctggaatacgatcccctgccgcgaagaatcgttttttcatccaagtacacattttactgttgcgttaaacagaggctacagttaaggaattgcgcccagtaaatcctccccggccaggatacgaacccatgacatagcgctcgcggaacgccaggagagtgtcttaccactacaccacggagactgttattgTTCGAGCTGGGGCATAACTTAGTCCATCGTCATGGATTGATGACGATTATCATGCAATTGTGTTGATGTATGGCAGACtagttgtttcaagcgtagtttagacatgtatatgaatgaccTTAgggggatataaataggagccgtCTCTTATTAGCCAATAGGCATTCTGCAATTAATTTAATTATGTGTAAATGCAGATCATACTGCACGTTAACCCATTTAAGAAAAGGGAGAAAATGAGGAATCAGTCAAATGATAATGTAGTACTTAGTTCAATGTACTTATACAAACACTAAAGCTACTCAACTTCTCTGTAATTTTACTTCTCTGCAACTTCTTCTTAACTTCTCTGCAACTTCTCAACTTCTCTGTAAAGAAGAACAAAATCTCTGTTCACATATTGTCTTATGTTTCAGTAGTTACTGACGTAGTTGTAAGTCCATCTACTAGATGGAAATATTTAGTTTTAACTTGTATCTGCAACAAATAATTTCTTTCCTTTGCCTGGGCAGGTATTGGCGATAGAGAAGCGGACGAGCGCTCTGGCAGGACCCCAGATTTTCCGAACCATTACTGTCCAGGAACATAAGAAGTGTAGCTGTGAGTGTAAGGTACGATATTTTCTGTGAGTGTAAGGTACGGTATTTTCTGTGAGTGTAAGGTACGGTATTTTCTGTGAGTGTAAGGTACGATATTTTCTGTGAGTGTAAGGTACGGTATTTTCTGTGAGTGTAAGGTGCGATATTTTCTGTGAGTGTAAGGTACGATATTTTCTGTGAGTGTAAGGTACGGTGTTTTCTGTGAGTGTAAGGTACGATATTTTCTGTGAGTGTAAGGTACGATATTTTCTGTGAGTGTAAGGTACGATATTTTCTGTGAGTGTAAGGTACGATATTTTCTGTGAGTGTAAGGTACGATATTTTCTGTGAGTGTAAGGTACGATATTTTCTGTGAGTGTAAGGTACGATATTTTCTGTGTAGCTTCCTCTTTATACGTGTGTGTGTTACCTAGATATACATAGAGGTACATATAAAGTATCTATATGTATATggctacgtatatatatatatatatggctctgGGAATATATGGTTGCGTGTGTTCCTATGTATATGTCCGTTTTATTTATTTTGAAGATGACTCTATAATTCATATGAATGTTTCCACTGAAACTTTTACATGTCAATTATGCACGTCATAAGCCTGCATAAATCTATCACAGTGCTGAAATTAAGGTCTGTACCGGTTACACGGAatatgcagcccatcctcctaaaacgAAAATGCTTATAGTAACGTTTCAATGGAAAGTGTCTCATTATGTAGCGATGAACCGCCAGAAAGTTGACTTGTTGTGTTATTGATTTTGGTCAAAtcagaaacttttttttttgtaagtggaaCGGAAATATAAGACCTAACCCCTCCTAGCAAGTACATACACGTGCTACACTAGACTTAGGAATATATAAGTTTGGATTTTACCTTTATTTTTGTCCTGGCAATATATATTGAATAGTACAAAAGTGGTTTAgacccatcactacatattggtactttcgatCAAATAATTACTGTACATACTatcagcaggcgatgagtcacaataacgtggctaaagtatgatgaccagaccacacacactagaaggtgaagggacgacgacgtttcggtccgtcctggaccattctcaagtcgaaacgtcgtcgttccttcacattctagtgtgtggtctggtctacatactATCAttgcaggaggatgggttgaatgaTAGTTTCTAGTCGTGTTATATACTAGGGGTACCCGGCATTGCCCAGGtctctcctaccccccccccccccaccctacagACTATTCTGGTGGACGGGTCTGGGGAAGAAGGGGAGCTATACGGATTGGTCCAGTCTTAGTCTTGACATCTTTAAGTCATGTCTTTTTGTAATGATGGGCAAAGAACATTgaaaagattgattgatgaagattaagccacccaagaggtggtggcacgggcatgaatagcccataaattGAGAGGATGATTTCTGGCACTCTATGCCTAATGTTTTATAATACTACAAGAAAAATAATTTTGAAATTTGTGTTTTCAAAGTATTTAGCCAGACATTAGCTGGCAGCCAGTGTCAAAATCGTGGTGGGGTCAGAATGTGATCGAAGCACACTGTTCTCTCTTAAATTGTGACATCACCAaccatgttgggcacgtaccccaTGGTAATGTTGGTGCAAATTTGGACGAGACTGGCCCCGAAAAGTGTTTGATTATTGCTTGGACTTTTGTTGCCGCTGTTTATGGCACAAAGCACCATATACCACAATACAtgtggatagagagagagagacttgctAGGAGGTATGACCCAGTCACatgaacaattttttttattgaacagGTCCGTGCTGAACACTGCACAGAGAACCAGAAGTATGATGCAAACGCCTGTAGCTGCTATTGCCCTCCTGAGAAACGCATGAATTGTCCCAGTGGCAAGGTACGTAGTTTACGGTAATATTTAATGCGAAAGTAAATGGTTTATAGGCAATTGTAATTTTCTTCACTGTAGTTAGACTGAGCAAGAACTACTAACTACTTTGTACTTTTACAATTACTTGCTGGTAGTTTATCTAAAGCAGGTATAGATACTAATTTATTTCGATTTTACAGTTCTTATAAGCAATAAAAggttactcttttttttttagtaataGAGCAAAGGTACTTTGTGTATCATAGTAATTATAGTAAGGTGTTTTACAGgtgtgggacgagaagcagtgtgggtgtgtgtgcagtGATGTGTCTGACTGTACCACTGGCAGGGTCTTCGACCACAGCACCTGCAGGTAAGACCCAACGCTCTCCATTAAGCAACAAATGACAAAACGGAACACGATTATTACATTGGAAGTAAAAATGAATCGTTGAACTGATTATATATGTTGTTTGAAGTTGTTTATGACACTTGTGGATTATATGTTTTTCATATTTTTAAAAGACTGGAGGAAAAATGCTATTAATCATTGCTTTTAAGTACATTGATATACCTTCCTATATCCATTTCGTATCTTGCCAGCAGACTTGAGTGTCGCACACTTATCTAACAGCACTCTCTTGTCCTGTTCTTCTAGGTGTGCAGATCCTCGCGTATAAAGACCTTTGCCACTTCTAACCCAGAGTCAAAGACAGTGAGACAGCTCTCAGTGACTCAGCCGCAAttgacacactcactcactcactaactcactcactcattcgaCTGTTTTGTCAGTGCTAATTGACGACTGGAGAACCCTCAACAAAAACTTCTGCCTCAGACTTCTTCAGTAACGGACTTGACAGAATCTCACAGTACTATCTTCGCCGGCAAAACATTCCAGTGAACATGGACACTCTGGAAAGAGTTCTTCCAAGTGTTGTATCTTGTTCCACTTTCTCGTGTTCGGTAAGCAAGACGGATGTGTAAAAACGACCAGATTTTGAGTCGTGAATTTGTTTCGCTCTCTGTGAGAGTTAAAACTTTACTTTTATTAAAAGACGATGTATACATTTTGTAAAGATGTGTTTTCTTGTTTGCATCTTCTGAAATGTTGATGTCTTACGATAGAAAACTATATTTAACTTTAAACTTTGAATAAGTAgtgttattttttttaagttcCAGTACAGTACACCTCTCAGACTATTGACTAGCATCTGTCTCACAACATTATAGCGACTGGTTGTTCATCGTACACCTGTGAAAGAGAAAGTATGCTGGTGTTTGTATTGTGTCACTCTTGTGTGTATGAACGTGAGGTAATGCAAGAGTACCTCGTGTGGTGCCGTCTGCGTCCAGTGTGTCTTGCATGGCTCAACAGGGCTCAGGACTGCCCTGATGCTCAGCTCTTGACCCACAGCTGTCCTTGTCCACTTGCAGATGTCTGAGGAATTGAATCGTATTCCAGACCTCCGTGTGGATGAACCTCCAGATCTCGTCGCTCTCTTCCATGGCCACAACACTACTACCCACAGAAGATGAGCCACATTTGTTTTAAACCATAACTTAAGAGAACTTTTAGTGTGAGAAACAACCCCGAAACCACAGGATGACCCCTCGATGGAATTATATTAAACTAATGTCCCTACTGTGGAAAATATGGAAGATATTGGAATCTATAAATATTGATTAAAATGTTAGTATGTCTTGTGTATTGCACTATTATATTCCTTACAGCTGTGATTAATTAGGTAATAGGTTATTTTAAGTTATAAGAAGAGCCCGCTTGCTCGGCGGGAAAGCTGTAAAGTACATTACTTTTGTGTGTTGAATCATTTATTTTTTTCCCTAAAACTTGTAATTTTCTTTAGTTTTCATTAACAACTGGGTAAAGGTTGTGGCAGATGGGGGCCAATGAACATGTAGTAACTGACTCTCTCACTGTTACAAGTACTAGTTCggagaccacaatcgacttgagaatgcttcaggacggaccgaaacgtcgtcgtctcttcaccttctagtgtgtggtctggtcaacatactttagccacgttattgtgactcttcgcctgcatACTAGTTCGGACTTGCTCACTGCCACAAGCCTCCACCCATGTGTGTATACGGACTTCTCCTCCACTTTCGCCTGGCCATCAATAAAGTATTTATTGCTGAACACAAATTGATTACTAAACTGAATAAGTGTAAGTGAATCTTTTATAGtagtatttaaatatatttattgtaATGTATTTTTATATGTAGAAATTTTGTTCAAGCTAAAACTTGAGTGAGGAATCTTAGATGTGTAACTGATGGATCGAGATGTATAACGTGGGAATATATATGTGCAAGTGAGGGAGGCGGGGGccaatactcacctagttgacgaGTAttcgcagtgtctgggatgctcccggacgcaagttcgaatcctcgtcacggcccttgtggatttgttgagcTTGCAAAGCAGGAtctgctccttggtcccgcctctctaccatCAATCAATTTGAAGGTGTATTAATGTATGTATGAGTGAAGAATAGAGATATCTTGGAGAGGGAAAGTGTTGTGTTGCTAGTCAGTAGGATACAGGTAATAATTTGAGATTAATGCACACATATTTCAAATGAAGCCATATTAAATATTATAAAGGATGATTGAAGAGTTTTGTTGCCTTCTATGTTTAAGAGTTACACaggaattctttttttttttttttttttctttttttttcttttttgagatatatacaagagttgttacattcttgtacagccactagtacgcgtagcgtttcgggcaggtccctggaatacgacccctacgaagaatcgttgttacaaccaagtacacattttactgttgagttaaacagaggctacacttaaggatttgcgcccagtaaatccgccccggccaggatacgaatccatgacatagcgctcgtggaatcgtgatttctttattatgcaccccatactcatcccgtgggcggtggtgtaaaggattacagaggcacatattcggtttaggaactgaaccctctagttcgtttagccaagcaaataacatttttttttacactagttacaaaattattaatgttatatatacatgtacacattctcatatATACTTGTACATATATACATCTAGTTACACGGAAACAGCAAAGACTTGTGCTTGTAAGTCCAGTCCATTGTTAGGTAACTGCAAACCTGTCAAATGGTTGTTGGTTATTATGTATAAATCTAGTGAGGTAGTTATATTCCTTACATAGTaaggaatatattatatattcctgttatattatatgttatattgttatattccTTACATGGTAGTAGTAGGAGtagcaggcatccatcagtctcaggagactatggagttgcgctctggtgtcggcctggtcaCTTTATTTTTTCCACACTTATGTTTCCTTACATAAGTGTCTAACAAACTGTGTAGCAAGTAGATAAAGGGAATAATGGGGATAATTCCGACTAGGTAGGTATTATTAGTGACGTGTTGAGAGATACCGCAGCTACTATCcctgcaggtggtgtgtgtctcaTTCACATTaaaggtgaggtggtgtgtgtctcaTTCACATTaaaggtgaggtggtgtgtgtctcaTTCACATTaaaggtgaggtggtgtgtgtctcaTTCACATTaaaggtgaggtggtgtgtgtctcaTTCACATTaaaggtgaggtggtgtgtgtctcaTTCACATTaaaggtgaggtggtgtgtgtctcaTTCACATTaaaggtgaggtggtgtgtgtctcaTTCACATTaaaggtgaggtggtgtgtgtctcaTTCACATTaaaggtgaggtggtgtgtgtgtctcattcACATTaaaggtgaggtggtgtgtgtctcaTTCACATTaaaggtgaggtggtgtgtgtctcaTTCACATTaaaggtgaggtggtgtgtgtctcaTTCACATTaaaggtgaggtggtgtgtgtctcaTTCACATTaaaggtgaggtggtgtgtgtctcaTTCACATTaaaggtgaggtggtgtgtgtctcaTTCACATTAAAGGTGAAGTGGTGTGTGTCTCATTCACATTaaaggtgaggtggtgtgtgtctcaTTCACATTaaaggtgaggtggtgtgtgtctcaTTCACATTaaaggtgaggtggtgtgtgtctcaTTCACATTaaaggtgaggtggtgtgtgtctcaTTCACATTaaaggtgaggtggtgtgtgtctcaTTCACATTaaaggtgaggtggtgtgtgtctcaTTCACATTAAAGGTGAAGTGGTGTGTGTCTCATTCACATTaaaggtgaggtggtgtgtgtctcaTTCACATTaaaggtgaggtggtgtgtgtctcattcacattaaagaaaaaaaacgcaaaataaaataaaaacttggcttaacaCTAAAGACATATTGAATATAATATTTACGTTACAAAAAGCGTGACTACAGTATTTAAAGGTGAATCATCTCTTCTTCCCCCGGCACACGTCGTAGATGAGACCACATCGAGTGAAGGAAGACGTAATACTTAATGAGCACCAGAAACAGTCTTGAGTAATGGGGGATTcttatctatttatatatatgtgtgaagtGGGGACAACACGAACTACAATTCTTGGAGTTCGTGTTGTCCGAAGCGTTTAACGTGGTACTGTGGTGATTGGTAGGGTGTGGAGTGCTGTTCTATGGTGAtcggtggtgctgttgggtggtgatcggtggtgctgttgggtggtgatcggcggtggtgctgttgggtggtgatcggcggtgctgttgggtggtgatcggtggtggtgctgttgggtggtgatcggtggtgctgttgggtggtgatcggtggtgctgttgggtggtgatcggcggtggtgctgttgggtggtgatcggcggtgctgttgagtggtgatcggcggtggtgctgttgggtggtgatcggcggtgg
Proteins encoded in this window:
- the LOC123746069 gene encoding vascular endothelial growth factor D isoform X1, translated to MRKLCDISGWWPVVVAAVLVWGAPWALAVPKLYDGDGFSISRPYSTNDVYPNEYVYSDPEQPKFSKAAVLNMSQMTDLTELIMAYAKDKTICEYQSLRDLFTGQETSTKAILWWSRRCNGRRGKTVNQPPATRTESTLLRYRRKSSDRSGPKRKRNSDLSANDQKKLQALLRDKKVQCNPKKVVVELPNSEPHAVTLKPSCVYIKQCGGCCDSHYLECRPTQTKNKRFKVLAIEKRTSALAGPQIFRTITVQEHKKCSCECKVRAEHCTENQKYDANACSCYCPPEKRMNCPSGKVWDEKQCGCVCSDVSDCTTGRVFDHSTCRCADPRV
- the LOC123746069 gene encoding vascular endothelial growth factor A isoform X3 gives rise to the protein MRKLCDISGWWPVVVAAVLVWGAPWALAVPKLYDGDGFSISRPYSTNDVYPNEYVYSDPEQPKFSKAAVLNMSQMTDLTELIMAYAKDKTICEYQSLRDLFTGQETSTKAILWWSRRCNGRRGKTVNQPPATRTEMSANDQKKLQALLRDKKVQCNPKKVVVELPNSEPHAVTLKPSCVYIKQCGGCCDSHYLECRPTQTKNKRFKVLAIEKRTSALAGPQIFRTITVQEHKKCSCECKVRAEHCTENQKYDANACSCYCPPEKRMNCPSGKVWDEKQCGCVCSDVSDCTTGRVFDHSTCRCADPRV
- the LOC123746069 gene encoding vascular endothelial growth factor D isoform X2, which encodes MRKLCDISGWWPVVVAAVLVWGAPWALAVPKLYDGDGFSISRPYSTNDVYPNEYVYSDPEQPKFSKAAVLNMSQMTDLTELIMAYAKDKTICEYQSLRDLFTGQETSTKAILWWSRRCNGRRGKTVNQPPATRTESTLLRYRRKSSDRSGPKRKRNSDLSANDQKKLQALLRDKKVQCNPKKVVVELPNSEPHAVTLKPSCVYIKQCGGCCDSHYLECRPTQTKNKRFKVLAIEKRTSALAGPQIFRTITVQEHKKCSCECKVRAEHCTENQKYDANACSCYCPPEKRMNCPSGKVWDEKQCGCVCSDVSDCTTGRVFDHSTCRCLRN
- the LOC123746069 gene encoding vascular endothelial growth factor A isoform X4, which translates into the protein MRKLCDISGWWPVVVAAVLVWGAPWALAVPKLYDGDGFSISRPYSTNDVYPNEYVYSDPEQPKFSKAAVLNMSQMTDLTELIMAYAKDKTICEYQSLRDLFTGQETSTKAILWWSRRCNGRRGKTVNQPPATRTEMSANDQKKLQALLRDKKVQCNPKKVVVELPNSEPHAVTLKPSCVYIKQCGGCCDSHYLECRPTQTKNKRFKVLAIEKRTSALAGPQIFRTITVQEHKKCSCECKVRAEHCTENQKYDANACSCYCPPEKRMNCPSGKVWDEKQCGCVCSDVSDCTTGRVFDHSTCRCLRN